The window TCTGTGTCTTACTGGACAGGGTTGTAACTTGAGAAAGAGATGAGGCCTCCCCATGCGATGCTGAAGGCGTAAAACACCTGGGCACCCGCATCCAGCCAAGTTGTTGGCTTCATCAGCTCGTCGACCTGAAAGACCGTGTCACAGTCGGCTCAGATTGTGTTATTGTGCACcgttgtgttattgtttgttacagaagaagaagaccatACATTCGGTGTGAAGAGGAACTCTAGTCCACTGAGGGCGCCTTTAAGAGTCAGTCCTCTGATCAGGAAGATAGCCAGCACTATGTACGGCAGGATGGCGGTCACGTACACTGCCTGGGGTCATGACAAGATATTAAACACGGCTAATGACATTTAAGGTGATTTACGTACAGGAAATTCAACAAACCTTGCCTGAAGTTCTGATGCCCCGTATGTAGCAGATACAGATGACTGACCAGGCAGCCAGCAGGCTCACGACTACAGGCCAGTGGAGTCCGCCGGACTCCGATATAGAGGCTGAACTATTCAGACTCACtctgtaaaaataataatccacAGTAGAGCTCTGTTGACACTCGGGGACATATTCTGCAGACAGAGAAAGTCCTCTGTAAATATTAATCATGAGTAAAGAGCTACTGCTACATTCGCATGCATATGTACATGTTTGGCTAAGTCAATACCTGTTCCATTGTCAGCAAGAGGACACTGAGTCCAAGGCAGCGGGTCTTGAAAGGAATTGAAGAGATACCACATGATCCAGGCTATTAAGGTGTTGTAGTACAGCCCGATTAGAAAGGACACCATCATGGAAGAGATACCTGTGGGACAGCATCATGAGCCGAAATCACACTCACAGGAGACGTTTTCATGGGCGACTTGGTCGCAGCTTACGCTTACCTATACCGGTCAGATAAGGGCTGATGGTCCTCCACACCCCCACGCTGCCTTTTCTAAGCCGCTGGCCGATGGCGAACTCCAGCAGCAGTAGAGGCATCCCCTCGAGCACCAGCAGAATCAGGTAGGGAATCAAAAAAGCACCTAGAACATATACACAGACTTTACTTTTTGCATGTTGACCCGTAATAGATGAGACAAACCTCTCAAACAAGCCCCTAGGGCAGAACTGTGTACAGTAGTAGCACCTGTGCTGTGTTGGGATGTGTAGGCACATTCACTACATTGTTGCTTGCTTGCTTCAGGTCATTGTTGGAAGCTGAACCATCTCCCAGTGTTAGGTTTCATCTGTTCCTGCCATGCTTTACCATAGGGATGGCATGTGCTAGGGCATACAGTAAGCAGTGCATTGCTTGTCTGATTAAGCCATGTCTTTCCTGAAGCTTTTAAAGTCCCTTAGTACTAACTCCACAGCCAAACCGAAGCTGTTGATTTGGCATTTAGGTAAAGGCAGAGTTATTGAGTTTGTCATCCTCCTGGTTGACCTACTAAGCTACTTTTTGTCCAAGTACTCAGTTTGACTAAACAACCAACTAAACTGCTAGTGTTTCCAGACTGAAACCGCTGTGCCCTGAAAAAAAATTCacaatgtttctgttttcctgaTCTATAGCCACATCACAGTTTTAATGTCAAACTCTACAAATGATTtgacatatatacagtacacccTTATAATTTGATTGGTCCAACCTGGCTCTGAATGCTTTTTTTCTCTGATTTGCTTGAGTGCTCAAAACAAGAAGGAGTCTGCGTGCTTTGAGGAACTTATttgtataataaaaataatacatgctgcttgaaTGCTGATGTATAATCTTGGATTTTTTTGACCTGCTGTGTTTCCAGCATCATGTGTACTGTATTATTATCAATTATCAATAATGATAGTTTCATTGTTTCAACCATATACGCTTTGATGGACTGAGTAACATCCTAAGGTTTCCATCGCTACAGGCAGAAAATAGCACAACATAAAAGTTGACATAAATTATCTGTCGCAGTCTCGGCTTCCTGGAAACTTCTGGCAACTCTTCTAACTATTTTAAGATGTTTAGTGTAACATTAGCGCACAAGCTGACAGAAAAAGCTGGAGactggcttgtttttttttgtttttttacttttgccaTCACACACTCGCTTCAAATGTTGCTGCgtttgtgttttggtttcagttttaTAAATCACTCATTATTCATGTTCACAGCTTAAACGTGCAGGTAATTGCAGCTGGAAAACTGATCTGAATCTTGGGGATCAatgattattttaattaaatatatattatttaattgTATGTCACATAAAATTCCATCAGCAAATTAAAAGCTGTATCCTATTCTATATCTTTCCTGTTATGTGGtgacctcctctgctctccaaCTAGGTGATCACTCTCAAGTTACAAACATGGGAGCATTTCCCACTTATCCATGAGCTGGACATTAGATACAAGCTTGAATAAACCATAGTAAATTAGAAAAAATGTGGCCTGTTAGATATATAAACTCATAAGCTGATTATTTTTACCAGTTTCATCTTAGCTCACCTCCGCCATGAGTTTGACACAAGTAAGGGAAACGCCACACATTGCCGATCCCAATGCAGAAACCCACACAGGTCAGGATGTACTGGGATTTGTTGTCCCACTTGGGCCTGTCActggcctcctccttctccatcctctccagATCTTCATAGTTCGGGATCCGTAGATCCAGCCCCGGGTTGGAAACGAGCAGTTTCATGTTGAGGCTCCGCTGAAGCAGAGACGTGGATCCTATCGCCCATCCAAGTCAAAGTGAGGGCTTAGGGTATGCACTCTGCAATGTTGAGACATGTTTTTGCTCTTTTACAGTATCTGGTGCAGACAAGATTAGCTTCTGCACACTCTATACCTCTATTTTTATACCCCCAGTCTTGGTGACAGTTGTTGCTCCAAGAATATTTTAACAGGGGATCATGTGAAGAGGACTGTTGAATAAAAGGTCCACAGATCGGCCGTTAACTTTAGAGCTCATGCCGCTGATTAGAGGAACACCTGGAGATTGACCAGACAACTACAGAGACGTCTAGAACAACGTTGTCACTTTTGCTCACttataactataactataacttACATTTATTCAGATAAAAGCAAATGTAGCCTGACTTATTACAATTAAGTTAAATAATTTCTTACAGTAAATCTGGGTTTTCTACAATCTGACGGAGTTTTGCATTCGTCTACTTACATCAGGCTGAGACTGACCTACTTTTTCATCTGGTGAAATCCATCCATTGTAGTAACGGATCATACTGTGTGCGCACATAAGCTTTAAATTACAGATCACATACCACAGACTGGATTACTAAACGGGCAGCTGTCCCAGAGACCCCCAGAGACTCCAGCTGTACCTCATCACTAATGGTTCGGCTAGTTCACTGGATCTCATGACTGAACACAGATCACCTGATACGGGTCCTGAAGTAGGTCCCAGAATATTATATAATGTCTGATCTTGAAGTGTGTCAGAATCTAATTTTTAAACCATCACTGTCTTTTTGTTTACAAGTATGCCCAATAAAATAATTCCAGAGCAATCACTCAGACAAGTGGGCAAAACTCTGAGGGGGTTTAATCTCTGATATGCAGGTAGCAGGTAAAATCAGCTTGTTACAGATCATTTCATCCAGCTAAATCACCAGAGAGAAACCTACTTTAGAACCATACAGTAATCAGTGCATGTTGTGCAACATGTTGAGCAAGcctgggaggtggagggaggacagtGGAAAAATATAGACTGCAGAAGTTATCACCCAGAGAGGAGCTTACGGAATCGGAATCTCATCTGCGCCTAAAGATGACAGCAGCGTTAATAGTCATACTACAGTACATCTATactgaggcagatacagacttaGTATAGTTGACGAGCCTATTTGTTTTACCCTGCCAATACATTTAGAGAGGACGTTTGTCATTTCTTTATCATTCCCTATTTCTAGCTCATGTTTTGTTGCCTTTAACTCAGGTTACCCTGATTTTTAATGTTGTAATGTTGTATTACCATGGCAATGTTAGACATACAGTAAGGACCTTACTAGTCTAAAGTCATAGCAGAGCATCTTAGTTGCTCAGAGGTAATTTAGGAAGTGGCCTTTTCCGTCTGTAAATGAAGTCTCTAAATCTCAAACTGTGTCACTTTGCTCATCTTTTGCCCTTTAAGATGCTGATATAAGTACATGTTTGATAAGGTAACACTATATGAGCTATGGGACAGTTGGCACAGTACTGTGCTTGATAAGGTAGCTCTATATAAGCTATGGAAAGTGGGGGCAGTGCTGTGCTGTATGtatgttaaaaaaagaacaatgctGATAAGAGTAATTACCAGTAGAGTAGTTAGGTATTAACTATGAACAGGTTTGTCACATAAAAGGGTCAAAGGCCAAGTTTATGCAATTTACTCTATACATGTACAAGACTTTAGAAGGTTTTAGGTTTCAGTTGTTCCAACaaaatataactatatatactgtataaatattctTCGTTGGCGTTGTTttgcatttatttgtttgtagcCTGCCTGACATGAACAAACGAACCAATTATTCCTTTCAAATGTACAAGTATTAGAAACAGTCAGGCTCAATACTGCATGTAGCGTTCCAAGAAAGTGGTCATCATTGGTTAACACGTTATATCCTGACAGTAGAATGCATCACTCTTCAGGTTAGCCATTACTCCAGAAGCCCTAGTACTCATCGCTAATCATTACTCTTAACTGATGACGCTTTAATTCTTCTCTCTCGGTGCTATCAATgagtaatatattcaacctgCTTTTAGGCTTCACAAACCAAGGACCAGTTGTGCTACTGAGGAAAAATGAAGTTCACAGTTGAGAAATGTAATTGTAGCTCTGGCCTTTTGTAATCTCTTTAAGTCCTGCATTGCAAATGTTGCTTAGATAATATTGCAtataaaagacattttaatatcTCTAGTTTTCCCGAGTGTAAGTGCTGAGCATATAACAGTATTATAtaacattaaattaatttatatttttttacattatacCAAACATGTGGAAACTGGGTTTTAAGGTTCTGTCTTTAAAGCCACAAGGCCACTCTGGTGCTTTTCACTATCACTCTACAGTCATGaggaagaaaaagcaagaaactaatatacaagtaataaaaaggTCATTCATACATATGCACTTATTTTagtattataaaataaaaccttCCTATCCTAAAGATTCCTTATCTTTGTCACTCATTTGTATTTTGGCAAAGATCGTGTCCACTGTGTCGTCTCTGTGCTCCTTTTTGCTACAGCATTTCCTCTGAATGAATTTAAAGAGGGCGACTGCTGGGACGACCAAACTGGGGATTCCAGCCAAGATGAAGACGATTACGTAGGTCCAG is drawn from Betta splendens chromosome 11, fBetSpl5.4, whole genome shotgun sequence and contains these coding sequences:
- the LOC114865580 gene encoding sodium-dependent neutral amino acid transporter B(0)AT1-like isoform X2 — encoded protein: MKLLVSNPGLDLRIPNYEDLERMEKEEASDRPKWDNKSQYILTCVGFCIGIGNVWRFPYLCQTHGGGAFLIPYLILLVLEGMPLLLLEFAIGQRLRKGSVGVWRTISPYLTGIGISSMMVSFLIGLYYNTLIAWIMWYLFNSFQDPLPWTQCPLADNGTEYVPECQQSSTVDYYFYRVSLNSSASISESGGLHWPVVVSLLAAWSVICICYIRGIRTSGKAVYVTAILPYIVLAIFLIRGLTLKGALSGLEFLFTPNVDELMKPTTWLDAGAQVFYAFSIAWGGLISFSSYNPVHNNCLQDAVILSAVTGFTSVYAATVTYTIIGFRATEKYDNCVSGNIMTLLNTFDLPFEENITESNYEAVLDRLNSTYPDIVHGLDIKTCDLQNLLSEGVEGTGLAFIVFTEAITKMPGAPAWSVLFFIMLLCLGLSTLFGNIEGVVVPLKDLKMFPHRWPQEALTDSTRTWSS